The Mycolicibacterium mucogenicum DSM 44124 genomic sequence ACGATGAAGCTCGGGATTCCCTGGATGCCCGAATCATCGACGCTGCGGCTGACTGCGTGATCGCCTTCGGCGTGGATCGCGTGACGTTGGCCGAGATCGCACGTCGCGCCGGCGTCAGCCGGCCGACGGTGTACCGGCGCTGGCCGGACACCCAGGCGATCCTCGCGGCACTGCTGACGGCACGAATCACCAACGCGCTCAATGAGGTTGCCGTCACTGGCGACGACCGCGACGCGATCGTCCAGCGCATGGTCGGCATGGCCGAGCGGCTGCGCGACGACGAAGTCATCATGTCCGTCCTGAGCAGCGCACCCGCTCTGGCGATGGTCTACATCTCCCAGCGCATGGGCACCAGCCAGCAGATCCTGCTGGAAGTGCTGGCCGGCGCGCTGGCCACGGCGCAGGCCGACGGCAGCGTCCGTCCCGGCGACCCGAAGCAACTCGCTGCCATGTGCCTGCTGATCGTCCAGTCCGCCATCCAGTCGGCGCAGATGGTCGCGCCCGTCCTCGACGTCGCCGCGCTGGACATCGAACTTGCTCACTCCCTGAACGGATACCTCAAGCCATGACCACCAGTGCCCTCAATGCCGCCCGCCGCAGCACCGAGCTGACGGCCCTGGCCGACGGCGAGACCGTCGACGTCGTCGTCATCGGCGGCGGCATCACCGGCGTGGGCATCGCGCTGGACGCCGCGACACGCGGACTGTCGACGGTGCTCGTCGAGAAACACGACCTGGCGTTCGGCACCAGCCGGTGGAGCTCCAAACTCGTGCACGGCGGCCTGCGCTACCTGGCCACCGGAAACGTGGGCATCGCCCGGCGCAGCGCCATCGAGCGCGGCATCCTGATGAGCCGCAACGCCCCGCACCTCGTGCACGCCATGCCGCAACTCGTGCCGCTGCTGCCCGAGATGAACCGGGCCTCAAGGGCTTTGGTCCGCACGGGATTCATCGCCGGCGACGGCCTGCGCCGGCTGGCCGGCACGTCGGCGTCGATCCTGCCGCGGTCGGGCCGGGTCGACGCGGCCCGCGCGGCGGAGTTGGTGCCCGCGGTCCGCCGCGACGGACTCGACGGCGCGCTGCTCGCCTACGACGGCCAACTGATCGACGACGCCCGTCTGGTCACCGCGGTGGCGCGTACCGCCGCCCAGCACGGTGCCCGCATCCTGACGCGGGTGGCGGCATCCGAGGCCACCGGTACCTCGGTGCGGCTGAC encodes the following:
- a CDS encoding TetR/AcrR family transcriptional regulator codes for the protein MMSISNDEARDSLDARIIDAAADCVIAFGVDRVTLAEIARRAGVSRPTVYRRWPDTQAILAALLTARITNALNEVAVTGDDRDAIVQRMVGMAERLRDDEVIMSVLSSAPALAMVYISQRMGTSQQILLEVLAGALATAQADGSVRPGDPKQLAAMCLLIVQSAIQSAQMVAPVLDVAALDIELAHSLNGYLKP